A part of uncultured Methanobacterium sp. genomic DNA contains:
- a CDS encoding methyltransferase, translating to MELEYWHWASAMMGAVEVVGVDVDSDALQVANSEALRLEVQDKCRFLNMDINDFHEQADTVIQNPPFGAQKANRKDGDRRFLEKALEVAPVVYSFHLAKTREFLELLVKALDASITHVFHYNFPLPRIYHFHQDEKREVEVVVLRIEKIE from the coding sequence GTGGAACTGGAATACTGGCACTGGGCTTCAGCAATGATGGGTGCAGTGGAAGTAGTTGGGGTGGATGTGGATAGTGATGCACTCCAGGTGGCAAATTCCGAGGCATTAAGGCTGGAAGTTCAGGACAAATGCCGGTTTTTGAATATGGATATCAATGATTTCCATGAGCAGGCAGATACTGTGATCCAGAACCCACCTTTCGGGGCACAGAAAGCTAACCGTAAGGATGGTGATCGCAGGTTCCTTGAAAAAGCACTGGAAGTAGCTCCGGTGGTTTACTCCTTTCACCTGGCCAAGACCAGAGAGTTCCTGGAGCTTTTGGTGAAGGCACTTGATGCCAGTATCACCCATGTTTTTCACTATAATTTCCCCCTGCCACGTATCTATCACTTCCACCAGGATGAGAAAAGGGAAGTGGAAGTTGTTGTTTTGAGGATTGAGAAAATAGAATAA
- a CDS encoding acetyl-CoA carboxylase biotin carboxylase subunit, which produces MFEKVLVANRGEIAIRVMRACRELDVKSVAVYSEADKNSLFAKYADESYCIGGPSPSDSYLNIPRILEVAEKSGADALHPGYGFLAENSHLGDECEKNGIKLIGPSGSVIEAMGSKIESRKLMEKAGVPVIPGNSKGVTDPDEALKIAEAIGYPVIVKASAGGGGIGMRTVYEEDELLRALESTQSVAASAFGDSTVFIEKYVEEPRHIEFQILADEHGNTIHVADRECSIQRRHQKLIEESPSPIMTDELRNKMGQAAVKAASSIGYTNAGTVEFLYSDGEFYFLEMNTRIQVEHPITEVVTGVDLVKEQLKIASGRELCCTQDEIQVRGHAIECRINAEDPLADFAPNPGKITGYRSPGGPGVRVDSGVYMNYTIPPYYDSMISKLIVWGRNRNEAITRMKRALSEYIVLGVKTTIPFHKSMMLSPNFWEAKLHTHFVDEYRKEIMDNMEKVIKEDKEKEARLKSTFLPSKRVAAVSAAVSTHITSSMANQKK; this is translated from the coding sequence ATGTTTGAAAAGGTCCTGGTTGCTAACCGTGGAGAAATTGCCATCAGGGTGATGCGCGCATGCAGAGAGCTGGACGTGAAGAGTGTAGCAGTATATTCAGAAGCGGATAAAAACTCACTCTTTGCCAAGTACGCCGATGAATCATACTGTATAGGAGGACCCTCACCCTCAGATAGTTACCTGAATATTCCCCGGATCCTGGAAGTTGCCGAAAAATCAGGGGCAGATGCACTGCACCCCGGATACGGTTTCCTGGCTGAAAACTCCCACCTGGGAGATGAATGTGAGAAGAATGGAATAAAACTCATAGGACCCTCCGGTTCTGTAATCGAAGCAATGGGGAGTAAGATAGAATCCCGTAAACTCATGGAAAAAGCAGGAGTCCCTGTAATACCTGGAAACAGTAAGGGAGTGACTGATCCAGATGAAGCACTTAAGATTGCAGAGGCCATTGGTTACCCGGTAATTGTTAAGGCATCTGCTGGTGGGGGAGGTATAGGCATGCGCACAGTGTACGAAGAAGATGAACTGTTGCGTGCACTGGAATCCACCCAATCTGTGGCAGCATCAGCATTCGGAGATTCCACTGTCTTTATTGAAAAGTACGTGGAAGAACCACGCCATATTGAATTCCAGATCCTGGCAGATGAACACGGAAACACCATCCATGTTGCAGACCGTGAGTGCAGTATACAGCGCAGACACCAGAAACTCATTGAAGAATCACCTTCACCCATTATGACAGATGAACTCAGGAACAAGATGGGTCAAGCCGCAGTGAAGGCAGCCTCATCAATTGGGTACACTAATGCAGGGACTGTAGAGTTTCTGTACTCAGATGGAGAGTTTTATTTCCTGGAAATGAATACCCGTATCCAGGTAGAACACCCCATAACCGAAGTGGTCACTGGAGTGGATCTGGTTAAAGAACAGCTTAAGATCGCTTCAGGAAGGGAGTTATGCTGTACCCAGGATGAGATCCAGGTGAGGGGTCATGCCATTGAGTGCCGGATTAATGCTGAGGATCCACTGGCAGATTTTGCACCCAATCCAGGTAAGATAACTGGTTATCGCTCACCCGGGGGTCCGGGAGTGCGTGTGGATAGTGGGGTTTACATGAACTACACCATACCACCATACTATGATTCCATGATCTCCAAACTCATTGTCTGGGGACGCAACCGTAATGAAGCCATAACCAGAATGAAAAGAGCCCTGTCAGAATATATTGTGCTGGGAGTAAAAACCACCATTCCTTTCCATAAATCCATGATGTTAAGTCCTAATTTCTGGGAAGCAAAGTTACACACACACTTTGTAGATGAATACCGTAAGGAAATCATGGACAACATGGAAAAAGTCATCAAAGAAGACAAAGAAAAAGAAGCCCGGCTTAAATCAACATTCTTACCATCAAAAAGAGTTGCCGCAGTTTCAGCGGCTGTTTCAACCCACATCACCAGTTCCATGGCTAACCAAAAGAAATGA